In Paenibacillus sp. 1781tsa1, one DNA window encodes the following:
- a CDS encoding amino acid permease has protein sequence MQDRSNPTTTTTTGPSLKKGLRARHMTMIALGGSIGTGLFLASGTAISTAGPGGALIAYAAVGIMVYFLMTSLGELATFMPDSGSFNTYAARFVDPALGFAMGWNFWYNWAVTIAAELAAATVLIKYWFPDSSSMLWSLLFLVLIFALNVLSVKGYGESEYWFAIIKVATVIIFLAVGVLMIFGIMGGEAVGFSNFTIGDAPIHGGFFAVLGVFMAAGFSFQGTELIGVAAGESENPRENVPRAIRQVFWRILIFYILAITVISLIIPYTHPNLLKGDLENIGVSPFTLVFEKAGLAIAASVMNAVILTSVLSAGNSGMYASSRVLYALARDGKAPRFLGKLNKKGIPMNALLLTTAVGMLAFLASLFGDGIVYTWLLNASGMCGFITWLGIAISHYRFRRAYVAQGRDLSDLPYRARWFPFGPIFAFVLCIIVIIGQNYQAFTGDEIDWSGAIVAYLSVPLFLVLWLGYKWIKKTKVVPLKECDFTPTDSPSNK, from the coding sequence ATGCAAGACCGCAGTAACCCAACAACAACAACAACAACTGGACCTTCCCTGAAAAAAGGATTACGCGCACGCCATATGACGATGATCGCCCTCGGTGGCTCAATTGGCACCGGGCTGTTTCTCGCTAGTGGTACCGCCATCTCAACCGCAGGCCCTGGTGGCGCATTAATTGCCTACGCGGCCGTTGGCATCATGGTTTATTTCCTCATGACCAGCCTTGGTGAGCTTGCTACCTTTATGCCGGACTCCGGTTCATTTAATACGTATGCCGCACGTTTTGTCGATCCTGCCCTCGGGTTCGCCATGGGCTGGAACTTCTGGTACAACTGGGCGGTAACCATTGCAGCAGAGCTTGCTGCCGCTACAGTGCTCATTAAATATTGGTTTCCCGACAGTTCGTCCATGTTATGGAGCTTACTGTTCCTCGTGCTGATCTTTGCCTTGAATGTACTTTCCGTCAAAGGCTACGGGGAGTCCGAATACTGGTTCGCCATTATTAAAGTAGCTACCGTTATCATCTTCCTGGCCGTTGGTGTGCTTATGATCTTTGGTATTATGGGCGGAGAAGCCGTTGGTTTCAGCAACTTCACCATCGGTGATGCGCCCATTCATGGCGGATTCTTCGCCGTGTTAGGCGTATTCATGGCTGCGGGATTCTCATTCCAGGGTACCGAGCTTATCGGGGTAGCCGCCGGGGAAAGTGAAAATCCGCGCGAAAATGTACCTCGTGCGATTCGTCAGGTATTCTGGCGCATTCTGATTTTTTACATTTTGGCGATTACCGTGATCAGTCTGATCATCCCGTATACTCATCCGAATCTGCTCAAAGGAGATCTGGAAAATATCGGGGTCAGCCCGTTTACACTGGTGTTTGAGAAAGCTGGACTCGCCATTGCGGCTTCCGTCATGAATGCCGTTATTCTGACTTCTGTACTCTCTGCCGGAAACTCAGGCATGTATGCGTCGAGCCGGGTTCTCTATGCCCTTGCCCGAGACGGTAAAGCCCCTCGTTTCCTCGGTAAGTTGAACAAAAAAGGCATTCCCATGAATGCCTTGCTGCTTACCACAGCCGTTGGCATGTTAGCATTTCTTGCCTCCCTCTTCGGCGATGGCATTGTGTATACCTGGTTGCTGAATGCATCCGGTATGTGTGGTTTTATTACTTGGCTAGGTATCGCTATCAGTCATTATCGCTTCCGTCGTGCATACGTTGCACAAGGCAGGGACCTGAGCGATCTGCCTTACCGGGCACGTTGGTTCCCGTTTGGGCCGATCTTTGCCTTTGTCCTGTGTATTATCGTGATTATTGGACAGAACTATCAGGCATTTACGGGTGACGAGATCGACTGGAGTGGCGCCATCGTTGCCTACCTGAGCGTACCACTGTTCCTGGTGTTGTGGCTCGGTTACAAATGGATCAAAAAAACTAAAGTGGTGCCGCTGAAAGAATGTGATTTTACACCTACCGATTCACCAAGTAACAAATAG
- a CDS encoding class D sortase: MKKFSILLILLGILIISFPFLRETYYDWQQTRVMNDLEQLQNGLSKLNHSFEQGIQDAASAEPTTNNTDPVQEASSNTLGVLSIDKIDVRLPILEGATEENMKVAATHLVETTRIGNKGNAAIAAHRAHRKGRLFNRLGELQIGDSMEVTLADRTVMKYKVDQISVVEPNDLSVLEDPGLGQVLTLITCDPLVNPTHRLIVRAIKVNPDVAGF, from the coding sequence ATGAAAAAATTCTCTATCCTGCTCATTCTACTGGGCATTCTGATCATCAGCTTTCCTTTCCTGCGGGAGACGTATTATGACTGGCAGCAAACCCGTGTTATGAACGATCTGGAGCAATTGCAAAACGGCTTGTCCAAGCTTAATCACTCCTTCGAACAAGGCATACAGGATGCGGCTTCCGCCGAGCCGACTACTAACAATACAGATCCAGTGCAAGAGGCATCGTCGAATACGTTGGGTGTACTATCGATTGACAAGATTGATGTCCGCTTACCGATTCTGGAGGGTGCAACGGAAGAAAACATGAAGGTAGCTGCAACCCATCTTGTCGAGACCACTAGAATCGGTAACAAAGGTAATGCCGCCATAGCCGCTCATCGCGCGCACAGAAAAGGTCGACTGTTCAATCGCTTGGGAGAACTCCAGATTGGCGATTCAATGGAAGTCACCTTGGCAGATCGAACGGTTATGAAATATAAGGTAGACCAGATATCCGTTGTGGAGCCAAATGACTTATCTGTGCTGGAAGACCCCGGACTTGGACAGGTCCTTACCTTGATTACCTGTGATCCACTCGTCAATCCAACACATCGGCTAATTGTAAGAGCTATTAAAGTAAATCCGGACGTTGCTGGGTTCTGA